The window GTCTGTCCACCAGGCAACATCCTGTGCCGGATACCACGATTCTCTTTTTTCCCATGCCACTATCCGTTAAGAGAGAAAGGTGCTGTAATCGTTAACCAGAAGATAGAGTGGCGCCTCGTCTTCGACGATGGTGGGAAATCTTCCGATCGTTTCGAAAAAGCAGTTGTCCGCCGAATCGTCGTTTACAGAACTTACCTCACCCACAAGAACTTTCCCTTTTCCAGGTTGACCATAAAAACGGTGGTACATACCCTGTTCAAGGGTGATACTCTCCCCTGGCAACAGGATCACTTTTCCGCCTGCTTTGACTCTCCCTTTTATGCCATCTTTTGTAAAGTGAACATCCGTCGTGTCGAGCCGGTTGTCGGGCGTGGAGTTGTAGAGTTCGATGATCAGGTTTCCTCCGCCCCGGTTGATGATATCCTCCATTTTTGTCCAATGGTAGTGCATCGGTGTCTCCTGGTTCTCTTCCACGATCATCACTTTTTCGGCATACGGTTTATTGCCGGCACCGGGTTTCCCGTTCCTGATGGTAAAGAGGAACAACCCCCGGCGGCGAAAATCTCCCGATCCGAAGTCGGTGATGTCCCATCCGAGCATGCTGGAGATGACCTCCTCCGCATTGTCTCTGTTTTCCCGCCACTCCTGCATCGACCAGTAGGCCCAGGGGGGAAGGAGAAAACTTCTCTCGCGCAGAAACGCTTTTGCCTCGCGCAGAATCTGATTTATTTCACTTCGTTTCATACCTGTATAATTAAATTGTCAACTCTTTGTCACAGTGTCACGGCATGAGTTGCCCGGCGTTCAGGCAGTTTTCACTGAGCCTGAACCGGATCTGCCGGTCGCTCCTCCCTCTTTCCCCGATAATCAGGGCGGAGTTCTCCAGCCGGATAGTTTCAACTCCCTTGTAATCGTTCGGAATCGTGGCCAGGAAAGCGATAAACCTCTTCTCGACCGTTTCCCCGGCATCGATAAAATCGTAGAGATTCCGGTTGAAAATCTTCCCCTTCCTTGCCACTACCGGAAACGGTTCGTGCAGTCCGGTGGTACCGAACTCCATGCCGAATGCTGTCGGCACGCAGTTCTTCATGGAACGCCAGAAGTTGATCCAGGGATAATCCCCGGTCCTCCAGAGGTAACCCACCATCAGTTCCAGATGCGGATTGAGAGCGGTGACCCATCCATACTTCTCCCGCCGGTTGTAGACGAATGACGAGACCCTGGGCCATGGATCCTCAATTTGACGCAGGTTCACCCTCTTTCCATTGTGGATGGCTTCGGGCCAATGGAGCACCGGCTTCTCCTGGTGTAAACTGCCATCCTCCTTGTCTTCATACCCCTTTTCGGTATTGTTGTCGATCAACGTTCCCTTGTCGAGAAAAGGTGG of the Petrimonas mucosa genome contains:
- a CDS encoding D-lyxose/D-mannose family sugar isomerase, with protein sequence MKRSEINQILREAKAFLRERSFLLPPWAYWSMQEWRENRDNAEEVISSMLGWDITDFGSGDFRRRGLFLFTIRNGKPGAGNKPYAEKVMIVEENQETPMHYHWTKMEDIINRGGGNLIIELYNSTPDNRLDTTDVHFTKDGIKGRVKAGGKVILLPGESITLEQGMYHRFYGQPGKGKVLVGEVSSVNDDSADNCFFETIGRFPTIVEDEAPLYLLVNDYSTFLS
- a CDS encoding aldose epimerase family protein, yielding MILLENDKISLKIALIGGAYTDFHLKGGLLNPINWSLEDETNPPFRGHFLCFDRWGPPSEGERREGFHHHGEVNSQHWQLSDLSGSSCVMRCSLPMGKLELTRQVTLPSGEPLFVVSEKIRNLNSYGRMFNIVQHVTLAPPFLDKGTLIDNNTEKGYEDKEDGSLHQEKPVLHWPEAIHNGKRVNLRQIEDPWPRVSSFVYNRREKYGWVTALNPHLELMVGYLWRTGDYPWINFWRSMKNCVPTAFGMEFGTTGLHEPFPVVARKGKIFNRNLYDFIDAGETVEKRFIAFLATIPNDYKGVETIRLENSALIIGERGRSDRQIRFRLSENCLNAGQLMP